One part of the Mya arenaria isolate MELC-2E11 chromosome 3, ASM2691426v1 genome encodes these proteins:
- the LOC128227056 gene encoding RNA-binding protein 26-like — protein MLIEEIEKLKDWLSTTLAPICEAEPAALAKYVVALIKKDKPRLELKDSCLEQLDVFLQSKTKEFVETLFEVLDSKSYIVADEKTPTQDEISPADPEGIATPEPSQLATLPDSLPTTSSDQLVSSTSKSDILKRDEEIKEAFPIGEKRRRSRSRSISPRTSRPREDERRRFDERRLGYNRAFPPRRRSTSPRSRGPRSRSPFRRRSPFRRRSSRSPPPRGRGWGRSRSRSWSRSPRRSPRFSRSRSRSPGGRLRSRSPRREVHARSPRGRSPFRRSISPRFRSRSPRRRSHSLSPKRSRSGSPARKVRRQSQDSRGPTPTLEEGLADSTNDTTDDKLSSIAVVSTGAARYPEQQGRIRMRCKDYDEKGFCVQGDLCPFDHGNDPVIVENIPRFMPPPPPHLGGPPPPPHMNIPPPGFFSNRPPAPHIHIRPDFHQEPYNPEAPGISRPRPSGPPTYWPGGPEGMPPFMKPPPPQMVRTDDQQRLPVHARLGNRELVNLTVKRNVNDDDDEEDSAPSSSSRTVIAPKDEPQVPGESDPQPAPPGTFQPMGHGPGPAQNNSFQQQRFHPYQRFPGPRKPFDHNRGYRPPDKSNCTLEVRKIPPEFNNIAKLNEHFGKFGTLTNLQVKFDGDPEGALVSYNNNQEALACYKCPDPVFNNRFIKVFWHQKNKDNNSQDSSQVSTTSMPGGGGMGDMIPKPRQFIIPPASKLSLNNNLRRKPAEAASTEVDLETDLPEKTPQPTTVYTSSVGVVSKPNVPPSVSPLAHAALKAKAAAQQAMVSPTAVGAANFVSRMEKVKQIEAMKKEAALKTLELTKRKHEVLEKQIEQQKKLIATLEHNKDMKEPNKKAIMETLKTLSNSIDKLKTELGGHRSPMVGVKSPEQAKKEILDVELELMTKSTSGEDTADLKKKLDDLTKIANSMGLLGRGRGRGVVARGRAATTWVAGGFAAPPAGRGRGRGRGALFGHGAVKARTLDRRPKVLEVTGWDSEEKEDVSSHLNSLKGVEKVEFTDTPSAIVTFDTRKAAEMGILHGGKFKSKQLKMMWHIPKPDFSRSSSTTSADGDEQEEIDEEALLAGVEDDEEEDAEGEADRSWRH, from the exons ATGTTGAttgaagaaattgaaaaattaaaagaTTGGTTGTCAACGACTCTTGCTCCAAT ATGTGAGGCAGAACCTGCTGCCCTGGCCAAATATGTGGTAGCCCTAATAAAGAAAGACAAGCCACGGTTAGAGCTCAAAGACAGCTGTTTAGAGCAGTTGGATGTATTCCTTCAGTCAA AAACAAAAGAGTTTGTGGAGACACTGTTTGAGGTGTTGGACAGCAAATCATACATTGTTGCTGATGAGAAGACCCCTACACAAGATGAGATCAGTCCTGCTGACCCAGAAGGGATCGCCACCCCAGAGCCGTCACAGTTGGCAACTCTCCCAGACTCCCTCCCTACAACATCATCAGATCAACTGGTTTCATCCACATCAAAGTCAGATATTCTTAAAAGAGATGAG GAAATCAAAGAGGCATTTCCCATCGGAGAGAAAAGACGTCGCTCAAGAAGCAGATCTATTTCTCCAAGAACATCCCGTCCAAGGGA agaTGAGAGGAGACGGTTTGATGAGAGGAGATTAGGGTACAACAGGGCTTTCCCTCCCCGCAGACGTTCAACAAGCCCCCGTTCTAGAGGACCTCGTTCCCGATCTCCATTCAGACGGCGTTCCCCGTTCAGACGCCGCTCGAGTCGCAGTCCTCCTCCCCGAGGGCGGGGCTGGGGAAGGTCAAGATCACGTAGCTGGTCAAGGTCACCAAGGAGATCACCTAGGTTTTCCAGAAGTAGGTCACGGTCACCAGGTGGGCgcttaaggtcaaggtcaccaagACGAGAGGTCCATGCTAGGTCTCCTAGGGGACGATCCCCATTTAGACGCTCAATATCTCCGAGATTTAGGTCAAGATCACCCCGACGTAGAAGCCATTCTTTGTCTCCAAAAAGGTCAAGATCAGGGTCACCTGCAAGAAAAG TGCGGCGACAGAGCCAGGACAGTCGAGGGCCTACCCCTACACTTGAGGAAGGGCTGGCAGACAGCACCAATGATACCACAGATGATAAACTTAGCTCCATTGCCGTTGTTTCTACGGGGGCCGCTAGGTACCCAGAACAGCAGGGCAGAATCAGGATGAGATGTAAAGACTATGATG AGAAGGGATTCTGTGTTCAGGGTGACCTGTGCCCATTTGACCATGGGAATGATCCAGTGATTGTTGAGAACATTCCTCGGTTTATGCCACCCCCTCCACCTCATCTAGGGGGCCCTCCCCCACCCCCTCACATGAACATCCCACCCCCAGGGTTTTTCTCCAACAGGCCACCAGCTCCACACATACACATAAGACCAG ATTTCCATCAGGAACCATATAACCCAGAGGCTCCTGGGATATCCAGACCCAGACCCAGTGGGCCCCCGACGTACTGGCCAGGGGGACCAGAGGGAATGCCCCCCTTCATGAAACCCCCACCCCCACAGATGGTGCGCACAGATGACCAGCAGCGACTGCCAGTACATGCCAGGCTGGGAAACAGGGAACTCGTGAATCTCACAGTTAAAAGGAATGTAAATG atgatgatgatgaagaggaCTCAGCACCATCTTCGTCTTCGAGAACTGTGATAGCCCCAAAAGATGAGCCTCAGGTGCCTGGGGAGTCTGACCCCCAGCCTGCACCCCCGGGAACATTTCAACCCATGGGGCACGGTCCTGGCCCAGCACAGAACAACTCCTTCCAGCAACAACGATTCCACCCTTATCAGAGATTCCCAGGACCGAGGAAACCTTTTGACCATAACAGAG gTTACCGTCCCCCAGATAAGAGTAACTGTACACTAGAAGTGAGGAAGATACCACCAGAGTTCAACAACATTGCTAAACTGAATGAACACTTTGGCAAGTTTGGAACACTCACAAACCTTCAG GTGAAGTTTGATGGTGACCCAGAAGGAGCCCTTGTCTCGTACAATAATAACCAGGAAGCCCTGGCCTGCTACAAGTGTCCAGACCCTGTCTTCAATAACAGGTTCATCAAGGTCTTCTGGCACCAGAAAAACAAGGATAACAATTCTCAG GATTCCTCCCAGGTGTCGACAACAAGCATGCCCGGGGGAGGAGGGATGGGTGACATGATCCCGAAGCCCCGTCAGTTTATCATCCCCCCAGCTTCAAAACTATCTCTCAACAACAATTTGAGGAGGAAACCTGCCGAGGCTGCCAGCACTGAGGTCGATCTTGAGACAGATCTCCCAGAGAAAACTCCACAG CCTACCACAGTATACACATCATCAGTGGGTGTGGTGAGCAAGCCCAATGTTCCGCCGTCTGTCTCCCCTCTGGCTCATGCAGCCCTCAAGGCCAAGGCTGCTGCCCAGCAGGCCATGGTGAGCCCAACAGCAGTAGGGGCAGCAAACTTTGTCTCCCGCATGGAAAAGGTGAAACAGATTGAAGCCATGAAAAAG GAAGCTGCATTGAAGACCCTAGAGCTGACAAAACGTAAACATGAGGTACTGGAGAAACAGATAGAACAGCAGAAGAAACTCATAGCTACACTCGAACACAACAAAGACATGAAAGAACCAAACAAGAAGGCCATTATGGAG ACTCTGAAGACCCTATCTAACAGTATAGACAAGTTGAAGACAGAGCTGGGCGGTCACCGCAGCCCTATGGTTGGTGTTAAATCCCCAGAACAGGCAAAGAAGGAGATTCTAGACGTGGAGCTTGAGCTCATGACCAAGTCCACCAGTGGAGAGGATACTGCCGATCTCAAGAAGAAATTGGATGATCTCACAAAAATT GCTAACTCCATGGGTCTGCTAGGTCGTGGACGAGGGCGTGGTGTAGTAGCAAGGGGTCGTGCAGCCACCACCTGGGTAGCGGGTGGTTTCGCTGCCCCACCAGCTGGTAGGGGGCGAGGAAGGGGGAGGGGTGCGTTATTTGGGCATGGTGCTGTGAAGGCCAGGACCCTGGATCGGAGACCCAAGGTGTTAGAGGTGACTGGATGGGACTCTGAGGAGAAGGAGGATGTTTCTAGTCATCTTAAT AGTCTCAAGGGAGTAGAGAAAGTAGAGTTCACAGACACACCCAGTGCAATAGTGACATTTGACACCAGGAAGGCAGCGGAAATG GGCATCCTGCATGGTGGCAAGTTCAAAAGTAAACAGCTGAAGATGATGTGGCACATCCCCAAACCTGACTTCAGTCGCAGCTCCAGCACCACATCTGCTGACGGGGACGAGCAAGAG GAGATAGATGAGGAAGCCCTGTTGGCTGGAGTGGAAGATGACGAGGAGGAGGACGCAGAGGGAGAGGCTGACCGCTCCTGGAGGCACTGA